The Sulfurimonas hydrogeniphila genome includes a window with the following:
- a CDS encoding macro domain-containing protein, producing the protein MPYSIVVKQGNLLNEEADFIVNASNTKLILGSGVSMAFKRHCGIELQNEMSSVLISIDSDLEQGDVVATSSGKANNFKYSLHVAIMNYNQGVKYNKKNPTIEIIKKALQNIENYLLWYAKNKSNSMKLVLPLMGCGVGGLDKTDVIKLYKNFFYRDVAFECEVIIYGYNIEDYKKICKIMRIEDNGI; encoded by the coding sequence ATGCCATATTCAATAGTTGTAAAACAAGGAAATTTACTAAATGAAGAAGCAGACTTTATTGTCAATGCTTCAAATACGAAGTTAATACTTGGTAGTGGTGTTTCTATGGCTTTTAAAAGACACTGTGGCATTGAATTGCAAAATGAGATGAGTAGTGTATTAATCTCTATTGATAGTGATTTGGAGCAAGGAGATGTTGTCGCTACATCATCTGGAAAAGCTAATAATTTTAAATACTCGTTGCATGTTGCCATAATGAATTACAATCAAGGTGTTAAATATAATAAGAAAAATCCAACGATAGAAATTATTAAAAAAGCTTTACAAAATATAGAAAATTATCTACTCTGGTATGCTAAAAATAAATCAAATAGTATGAAGTTAGTTTTACCATTAATGGGTTGTGGTGTTGGTGGACTAGATAAAACTGATGTTATAAAACTTTATAAAAATTTTTTCTATAGAGATGTGGCATTTGAATGTGAAGTAATCATATATGGGTATAATATTGAAGATTATAAGAAGATATGCAAAATTATGAGGATAGAAGATAATGGCATATAA
- a CDS encoding DnaB-like helicase C-terminal domain-containing protein — MDPTVSNVILLSGRPASGKTAMMIAYANIYPKSTMVLTQENSKEQLLNRGLSKEIIVIDDIEIFKSVSISKYETLCIDYIDLLDNEFIIKYIYPLINTKLRIIALQQMDRNGIVRKNIFNDYINDA; from the coding sequence ATGGACCCAACAGTAAGTAATGTAATATTACTCTCAGGAAGACCAGCCTCTGGTAAAACAGCAATGATGATAGCATATGCAAATATATATCCAAAAAGCACAATGGTCTTAACTCAAGAAAATTCTAAGGAGCAATTACTAAATCGAGGATTATCTAAAGAAATAATAGTTATAGATGATATTGAGATATTTAAAAGTGTAAGTATTTCCAAATATGAAACATTATGTATTGATTATATTGACTTGCTCGATAATGAATTTATTATTAAATACATATATCCATTGATAAATACTAAGCTTAGAATTATTGCATTGCAACAAATGGATAGGAATGGTATTGTCAGAAAGAATATATTTAATGATTATATAAATGATGCTTAG
- a CDS encoding IS256 family transposase gives MDILNKEELRRQIKEGKEISLDGILDDFKTLLRETIQTATEVELDDHLGYEKHQKSDNFNYRNGTNKKTLKSKYGDVDVAIPRDRDGSFEPQLVKKRETLLNGSEDLILSLYTKGMSVRDIQHHLDDLYGYQLSEQTISNITDTIIEKAKEWQNRPLEPIYPIVFMDATVLKIRVERVVKNIAAYIMLGVTLEGKKEILGIWIGENETSKYWLSLLNELKNRGVDDVLIFAIDGLNGFNEAIEAVYPKAEIQRCIVHQIRSSLRYVSWKDRKAVAADLKMIYTATTEEDAQEALLEFNDIWGNKYPHITQSWTNHWNELATFFKYPKPIRKLIYTTNPIESLNSSIKRRTKSKGSFPTIDAAFKVLYLSTQEVQEKWNRNGLRNWSEIYPQLCIFFSEIMEKYTR, from the coding sequence ATAGATATTTTAAATAAAGAAGAGCTACGTAGACAAATAAAAGAAGGCAAAGAGATTTCACTCGATGGGATATTGGATGATTTTAAAACTCTTCTTCGAGAAACAATTCAAACAGCGACTGAAGTAGAACTTGATGATCATTTAGGTTACGAGAAGCATCAGAAGTCAGATAACTTCAACTATCGTAACGGTACAAATAAAAAGACTCTAAAATCGAAATATGGTGATGTAGATGTTGCAATACCACGAGATAGAGATGGAAGTTTTGAACCACAGCTTGTAAAGAAACGGGAAACACTTCTAAACGGCAGTGAAGATCTTATACTTTCACTTTATACTAAAGGGATGAGTGTCAGAGATATACAGCACCACCTTGATGATCTTTACGGTTATCAACTTTCAGAACAAACAATCTCAAATATCACCGATACAATTATAGAGAAAGCAAAAGAGTGGCAGAACCGTCCACTCGAACCAATCTATCCAATAGTCTTTATGGATGCTACTGTGCTCAAAATAAGAGTGGAGAGAGTTGTAAAAAACATAGCTGCATATATTATGCTAGGAGTCACACTTGAAGGAAAAAAAGAGATATTAGGTATTTGGATTGGTGAAAATGAAACAAGCAAATATTGGCTCTCACTACTTAACGAACTAAAAAACCGTGGTGTGGATGATGTACTTATTTTTGCCATAGACGGACTTAACGGTTTCAATGAAGCTATTGAGGCTGTTTACCCAAAAGCAGAGATACAACGTTGTATTGTCCATCAGATTAGAAGTTCACTTCGTTATGTCTCTTGGAAGGATAGAAAGGCAGTAGCAGCTGATTTAAAAATGATCTATACAGCAACTACTGAAGAAGATGCACAAGAGGCACTTTTGGAATTTAATGATATTTGGGGCAATAAGTATCCTCATATTACACAGTCTTGGACAAATCACTGGAATGAGCTGGCAACTTTTTTCAAATATCCTAAGCCGATCAGAAAGTTGATTTATACCACAAATCCTATTGAATCGCTCAATTCAAGCATTAAAAGACGCACAAAATCCAAAGGCTCATTTCCTACGATTGATGCAGCTTTTAAGGTGCTTTATCTCTCAACTCAGGAGGTTCAGGAAAAATGGAATCGTAACGGACTTAGAAATTGGAGTGAAATTTACCCTCAACTTTGTATATTTTTCAGTGAAATTATGGAAAAATATACAAGGTAG
- a CDS encoding helix-turn-helix domain-containing protein: MNISDKISFIRKQLNLNQKDFAKLLDVTQAAISRYEKGDRKPDFAFLETLIKTLNINPMWLFLDYPDMYTSIELLFISQENLDLLKDINAALTQKELNEKLTEILIEEILSKFETSDEEKSPIYKFLEALKLEGHIPVRPFLFLYYIFQFILQDQNKALIKSYRKYLLDIIFSFKTLSWNNNPVFTQRIKNEISAKFELELSEEECKALVENANITLKKLEGKMPASMIKYHRNIKLKALFPSKFKTK, encoded by the coding sequence ATGAATATTTCTGACAAAATTAGCTTTATAAGAAAACAATTAAATTTAAATCAAAAGGATTTTGCAAAATTATTAGATGTTACACAAGCAGCTATTAGTCGGTATGAAAAAGGTGATAGAAAACCAGATTTTGCTTTCTTAGAAACATTAATAAAAACTTTAAATATTAATCCTATGTGGCTTTTTCTTGATTATCCAGATATGTATACTAGTATTGAGCTACTTTTTATATCGCAAGAAAATTTAGATTTACTTAAAGATATAAACGCAGCATTAACTCAAAAAGAACTTAATGAAAAACTCACTGAAATTTTAATAGAAGAGATACTATCAAAATTTGAAACATCTGATGAAGAAAAATCACCAATTTATAAATTTTTAGAAGCTCTTAAATTAGAAGGACATATACCTGTCAGACCGTTCTTATTTCTATATTACATTTTTCAGTTCATTCTACAAGATCAAAATAAAGCTTTAATAAAATCTTATAGAAAATATCTTCTTGATATAATATTCTCTTTTAAAACTTTATCATGGAACAATAATCCTGTATTTACTCAAAGAATCAAGAATGAAATATCTGCAAAGTTTGAGCTAGAATTATCTGAAGAAGAGTGTAAAGCTTTAGTTGAAAATGCAAACATAACACTTAAAAAGCTAGAAGGAAAAATGCCAGCGAGCATGATTAAATATCATAGAAATATTAAGCTAAAAGCACTTTTTCCAAGTAAATTCAAAACAAAGTAG